The following proteins come from a genomic window of Natrinema saccharevitans:
- a CDS encoding endonuclease V, whose translation MHQSRPDLAPDGSLSRAEMESLQREIAAVATFEDDFSFDHTVLSNPLEAAASGDEQPVVVGVDQSFLTNAEGEQDRALSAVVATRGGEVIERVHAVTPLEIPYIPGLLSFREGRPILAALEELAVEPDLLLFDGSGRIHFRQAGIATHMGVVRDVPSIGVAKSLLCGTPRADTDDLPEGATIGIESNSRVDAPDGTLLGYAVQTRQYDSPNRYINPLYVSPGHRVGPETAADVALALTTSYKLPEPVRLADNYADEAKGEIDA comes from the coding sequence ATGCACCAGTCCCGTCCCGACCTCGCTCCCGACGGCTCGCTCTCGCGCGCGGAGATGGAGTCCCTTCAGCGCGAGATCGCTGCCGTCGCGACCTTCGAGGACGACTTCTCGTTCGATCACACAGTGCTGTCGAACCCGCTCGAGGCCGCGGCGAGCGGCGACGAGCAGCCGGTCGTCGTCGGCGTCGACCAGTCCTTCCTGACGAACGCCGAGGGCGAGCAGGACCGCGCCCTGAGCGCCGTGGTCGCCACCCGCGGCGGCGAGGTGATCGAGCGCGTCCACGCGGTGACGCCGCTCGAGATCCCCTACATCCCCGGTCTGCTCTCCTTCCGCGAGGGGCGGCCGATCCTCGCGGCGCTCGAGGAGTTGGCCGTCGAACCCGACCTGCTGCTGTTCGACGGCAGCGGCCGCATCCACTTCCGGCAGGCCGGGATCGCGACCCACATGGGCGTGGTCCGGGACGTCCCCAGCATCGGCGTCGCCAAGAGCCTGCTCTGTGGCACCCCTCGAGCGGACACCGACGACCTCCCGGAGGGAGCGACGATCGGTATCGAGTCGAACTCGCGGGTCGACGCGCCCGACGGCACCCTACTGGGCTACGCGGTCCAGACGCGCCAGTACGACTCGCCGAACCGGTACATCAATCCGCTGTACGTCAGTCCCGGCCACCGCGTTGGTCCCGAGACGGCGGCCGACGTTGCGCTCGCCCTCACTACCTCGTACAAGCTCCCCGAGCCGGTCCGACTCGCCGACAACTACGCCGACGAGGCCAAGGGGGAGATCGACGCGTAG
- a CDS encoding DUF192 domain-containing protein, protein MRVVHQPVPDAADPGCDERDPEVLATTVEVADSLLSRARGLMFRRSIPDDYALAFPFDSAETRDLHMLFVPFPIDAVWVVDGVVRRVERLRPWRSVARAEADLILELPAGRGAAVDPGDRLRLEDA, encoded by the coding sequence GTGCGAGTAGTCCACCAGCCCGTTCCCGACGCCGCGGATCCCGGGTGCGACGAGCGCGACCCCGAGGTGCTGGCGACGACCGTCGAGGTCGCGGACTCGTTGCTGAGTCGGGCCCGAGGGCTCATGTTCCGCCGGTCGATCCCGGACGACTACGCGCTGGCGTTTCCCTTCGATTCGGCCGAGACCCGCGACCTCCACATGCTGTTCGTCCCGTTCCCCATCGACGCCGTCTGGGTCGTCGACGGCGTCGTCCGGCGCGTCGAACGGCTCCGGCCCTGGCGAAGCGTCGCCCGCGCGGAGGCCGACCTGATCCTCGAGTTGCCGGCCGGCCGCGGGGCCGCGGTCGACCCCGGCGACCGACTGCGACTCGAGGACGCCTGA
- a CDS encoding transcriptional regulator, producing the protein MLPTDDSDTLLSTDDVLAAVDAIGDREQFAVAYAVYAHPDDGVTVPEIAAELDRGEAAIEPAIDALVDGGVLAERMLCLVDPSVDGPEYELTEFGRLLLEEGVLAAFDTAATVEDL; encoded by the coding sequence GTGCTTCCGACCGACGATTCCGACACCCTCCTCTCGACCGACGACGTCCTCGCGGCCGTCGACGCGATCGGCGACCGCGAGCAGTTTGCGGTCGCGTACGCGGTGTACGCACACCCGGACGACGGCGTGACCGTTCCCGAGATCGCGGCCGAACTGGACCGCGGGGAGGCGGCGATCGAACCCGCGATCGATGCGCTCGTCGACGGCGGTGTCCTCGCCGAGCGGATGCTCTGCCTCGTCGACCCGTCGGTCGACGGCCCCGAGTACGAACTGACCGAGTTCGGCCGACTCCTGCTCGAGGAAGGCGTACTGGCGGCGTTCGACACCGCGGCGACGGTCGAGGACCTGTAA
- a CDS encoding SDR family oxidoreductase, with protein MATDADVERTADDGSDGTVVEDDPGRETAADDAGPAGDADRYTRKRSVLITGCSSGIGRATARAFLDDDWQVFATARDVDDIADLADEGCETLELDVTDPEQVARTVEAVVDDAGAIDCVVNNAGYAQMGPLEDVSTSDLHRQFDVNVYGPHRLTRAALPHMRAQGEGRIVNVSSVSGRISMPGSGAYAGSKFALEGMSDALRAEVDEFDIDVVLIEPGPVETAFTNRVDEELPENERTADYESLYELYDDAQLIGGGSGGPFASEAEDVAEAILESATSPDPPARYPVGPLAQYGLYARFLPASIRDRLYGLLRKLV; from the coding sequence ATGGCTACCGATGCGGACGTCGAGAGGACAGCAGACGACGGCTCCGACGGGACCGTCGTCGAGGACGACCCCGGCCGCGAGACCGCCGCGGACGATGCAGGCCCCGCAGGCGACGCCGATCGCTACACGCGCAAGCGGTCGGTACTCATCACCGGCTGCTCGTCCGGCATCGGTCGCGCGACCGCTCGCGCTTTCCTCGACGACGACTGGCAGGTCTTCGCCACGGCACGCGACGTCGACGACATCGCGGACCTCGCGGACGAGGGCTGTGAGACTCTCGAACTGGACGTCACCGACCCCGAGCAGGTCGCCCGGACCGTCGAGGCGGTCGTCGACGACGCCGGCGCGATCGACTGCGTGGTCAACAACGCCGGCTACGCCCAGATGGGGCCGCTCGAGGACGTCTCGACGAGCGACCTCCACCGGCAGTTCGACGTCAACGTCTACGGTCCCCACCGACTGACCCGTGCCGCTCTCCCGCACATGCGAGCCCAGGGCGAGGGCCGGATCGTCAACGTCTCGAGCGTCTCCGGCCGGATCTCGATGCCCGGCTCGGGCGCGTACGCCGGCTCGAAGTTCGCCCTCGAGGGAATGAGCGACGCGCTGCGGGCCGAAGTCGACGAGTTCGACATCGACGTGGTGCTGATCGAGCCCGGCCCGGTCGAGACGGCGTTCACGAACCGCGTCGACGAGGAACTCCCGGAGAACGAGCGGACGGCCGACTACGAGTCGCTGTACGAACTCTACGACGACGCGCAACTGATCGGCGGCGGCAGCGGCGGCCCCTTCGCCTCCGAGGCCGAGGACGTCGCCGAGGCGATCCTCGAGTCGGCGACCAGTCCCGACCCGCCGGCCCGATACCCGGTCGGTCCCCTCGCGCAGTACGGGCTGTACGCCCGGTTTCTCCCGGCCTCGATTCGCGACAGGCTCTACGGACTGCTGCGCAAACTGGTCTGA
- a CDS encoding (R)-citramalate synthase has translation MKFSDEYNHRSDEDTRSSRNSPLLPVTHSPEQTIASDRTVRLLDTTLRDGEQAPGVSLSPDEKVEIARSLERAGVSVIEAGSACTGAGERQAISRVTDLDLDARVTSFCRGMKGDIDLALDCDVDGVHIVVPASDRHVEGKVGTSREDNLENTAELVAYAKDHDLWVEVIGEDGSRADLDYLERLAETSLEAGADRFCFADTVGHTGPEHTHEAVSRLADLGPVSAHTHDDLGLGVTNALAAVSAGADLVHCTVDGLGERAGNVALEEVAIALDHVYDVETLDLEEVYDLAQIVARATGVQLPPNKAVIGENAFTHESGIHTDGTLKDDKMYEPYAPETVGRERRLALGKHTGRAGVRAALEEHGVEADDDEVAEIATRVTELGDRGRRVTDADLLAIAEDVTGDDRDRVVDLLDLSATSGGAVPTASVRLSVDGEERVASGTGSGPVDAAVSAVREALGSMADAELESYHVDAVTGGTDAVVTVEVTMVRDDRSVTVARSEADITRASVTAMVDALDRLLAADQQPLAPADD, from the coding sequence GTGAAATTCTCCGACGAGTATAACCACCGTTCCGACGAAGACACCCGCAGTTCCCGGAATTCACCACTCTTGCCTGTAACTCACTCACCCGAACAGACGATCGCATCGGACCGTACAGTACGCCTGCTGGACACGACGCTTCGCGACGGCGAACAAGCGCCGGGCGTCTCGCTCTCGCCGGACGAGAAGGTCGAGATCGCCCGCTCGCTCGAGCGCGCGGGCGTCTCGGTCATCGAAGCCGGCAGCGCCTGTACCGGTGCGGGTGAGCGACAGGCCATCTCGCGGGTGACCGATCTCGATCTCGACGCCCGCGTCACCAGTTTCTGTCGCGGGATGAAAGGCGACATCGACCTCGCGCTCGACTGTGACGTCGACGGCGTCCACATCGTCGTCCCCGCCAGCGATCGCCACGTCGAGGGCAAGGTCGGCACCTCCCGCGAGGACAACCTCGAGAACACCGCCGAACTGGTCGCCTACGCCAAAGACCACGACCTCTGGGTCGAAGTCATCGGGGAGGACGGCTCGCGAGCGGATCTCGACTACCTCGAGCGACTGGCCGAGACCTCGCTCGAGGCCGGCGCGGACCGCTTTTGTTTCGCCGACACCGTCGGCCACACCGGGCCGGAACACACCCACGAGGCCGTCTCCCGGCTCGCCGACCTCGGCCCGGTCAGCGCCCACACCCACGACGACCTCGGACTGGGCGTCACGAACGCGCTCGCGGCCGTCTCGGCGGGGGCCGACCTGGTCCACTGCACGGTCGACGGCCTCGGCGAACGCGCCGGCAACGTCGCCTTGGAGGAGGTCGCGATCGCGCTCGATCACGTCTACGACGTCGAGACGCTCGACCTGGAGGAAGTGTACGACCTCGCCCAGATCGTCGCCCGGGCGACGGGCGTCCAGCTCCCGCCGAACAAGGCCGTCATCGGCGAGAACGCCTTCACCCACGAGAGCGGGATTCACACCGACGGCACGCTCAAAGACGACAAGATGTACGAGCCCTACGCGCCCGAGACGGTCGGGCGCGAACGCCGGCTCGCGCTGGGGAAACACACCGGCCGCGCGGGCGTCAGGGCCGCCCTCGAGGAACACGGCGTCGAGGCCGACGACGACGAGGTCGCCGAGATCGCGACCCGCGTGACGGAACTGGGCGACCGCGGCCGCCGGGTCACCGACGCCGACCTGCTGGCGATCGCCGAGGACGTGACCGGCGACGACCGCGACCGGGTCGTCGACCTGCTCGACCTCTCTGCCACCAGCGGCGGGGCGGTCCCCACGGCCAGCGTCAGGCTGTCCGTCGACGGCGAGGAACGCGTCGCCAGCGGCACCGGTTCCGGCCCCGTCGACGCCGCCGTCTCGGCCGTCCGCGAGGCGCTTGGCTCGATGGCCGACGCCGAACTCGAGTCCTACCACGTCGACGCCGTGACCGGCGGCACCGACGCCGTCGTCACCGTCGAGGTGACGATGGTCCGCGACGACCGCTCGGTGACGGTCGCCCGCAGCGAGGCCGACATCACTCGCGCGAGCGTGACGGCGATGGTCGACGCGCTCGATCGGCTGCTCGCGGCCGACCAGCAACCGCTCGCACCGGCCGACGACTGA
- a CDS encoding DUF7097 family protein encodes MEKTPQGTSVGVDDPYEFAGVCDHLTGEGKCRYAVDHYEHDPEFARERADDDYECPVVDPESDWSWADCPHFRSRNRDRECVRCGLAEKRMAHDDERPLLEEHHLSYNDGQRPSSNQNAPRSEDDRDGETLSHEITVYLCRWCHSKVHDSWARITDDAAPDPDAIAALEQRRGREQSELGFESAAERYDDSER; translated from the coding sequence ATGGAGAAAACGCCGCAGGGGACCTCGGTCGGCGTCGACGACCCCTACGAGTTCGCGGGCGTCTGCGATCACCTCACCGGCGAGGGGAAATGTCGGTACGCCGTCGACCACTACGAACACGACCCCGAGTTCGCCCGCGAGCGCGCTGACGACGACTACGAGTGTCCCGTCGTCGACCCCGAGTCCGACTGGTCGTGGGCCGACTGTCCGCACTTCCGGTCGCGAAACCGCGATCGGGAGTGCGTTCGCTGCGGCCTCGCCGAAAAGCGCATGGCCCACGACGACGAGCGGCCGCTGCTCGAGGAACATCACCTCTCCTACAACGATGGACAGCGTCCATCGAGCAATCAGAACGCTCCGCGTTCTGAAGACGACCGCGACGGCGAGACCCTCTCCCACGAGATCACGGTTTATCTCTGTCGCTGGTGCCACTCGAAGGTCCACGACTCGTGGGCGCGGATCACCGACGACGCCGCGCCCGACCCCGACGCGATCGCGGCCCTCGAGCAGCGTCGCGGGCGCGAACAGTCGGAACTGGGGTTCGAGTCGGCGGCGGAGCGATACGACGACTCGGAGCGGTAG